A single region of the Gorilla gorilla gorilla isolate KB3781 chromosome 1, NHGRI_mGorGor1-v2.1_pri, whole genome shotgun sequence genome encodes:
- the SRP9 gene encoding signal recognition particle 9 kDa protein → MPQYQTWEEFSRAAEKLYLADPMKARVVLKYRHSDGNLCVKVTDDLVCLVYKTDQAQDVKKIEKFHSQLMRLMVAKEARNVTMETE, encoded by the exons ATGCCGCAGTACCAGACCTGGGAGGAGTTCAGCCGCGCTGCCGAGAAGCTTTACCTCGCTGACCCTATGAAG GCACGTGTGGTTCTCAAATATAGGCATTCTGATGGGAACTTGTGTGTTAAAGTAACAGATGATTTAGTT TGTTTGGTGTATAAAACAGACCAAGCTCAAGATGTGAAGAAGATTGAGAAATTCCACAGTCAACTAATGCGACTTATGGTAGCCAAGGAAGCCCGCAATGTTACCATGGAAACTGAGTGA